In a genomic window of Numenius arquata chromosome 5, bNumArq3.hap1.1, whole genome shotgun sequence:
- the COX18 gene encoding cytochrome c oxidase assembly protein COX18, mitochondrial encodes MWRLARGRPLTVGGARGRPLTVAAASGGPGGWYEWLAQSAAVRWAEEGLVGLQAAAGLPWWAAIACGAALLRTAVTLPLAAHQGRLLAKLENLQPEIKKLAERLRYEVSVRGKQQGWSEKVARFHFKKNLRRIITELYIRDNCHPFKATLLVWVQIPMWVCVSLALRNCSVGASGSEVQEQFSAGGALWFTDLTAPDTTWILPVSLGLVNLLIVEIFASQKMKVSRFQKFATNFFRVVSVVMIPVAATVPSSMALYWLCSSFLGLSHNLLLRSPAFRRLCCIPRTASDSHTPYRDIVSALAARYSFKK; translated from the exons ATGTGGCGGCTCGCGCGGGGCCGGCCGTTAACGGTCGGGGGCGCGCGGGGCCGGCCGTTAACGGTCGCAGCAGcgagcggcggccccggcggctgGTACGAATGGCTGGCGCAGTCGGCGGCCGTGCGCTGGGCcgaggaggggctggtggggctgcaggcGGCCGCCGGGCTGCCCTGGTGGGCCGCCATCGCCTGCGGCGCCGCCCTGCTCCGCACCGCCGTCACCTTGCCGCTGGCCGCGCACCAGGGCCGCCTCCTGGCCAAG TTGGAAAATTTACAGCCTGAGATTAAAAAACTAGCTGAGCGTCTTCGCTATGAGGTTTCTGTTCGTGGGAAGCAACAGGGTTGGTCTGAAAAGGTGGCCAG gttCCACTTTAAGAAAAACCTACGGAGGATTATTACAGAGCTGTACATTCGAGACAACTGCCATCCCTTCAAAGCCACTTTACTGGTGTGGGTGCAGATTCCAATGTGGGTTTGCGTGTCCCTGGCTTTACGCAACTGCAGCGTTGGTGCCTCGGGCTCGGAAG TTCAGGAGCAGTTTTCAGCAGGCGGAGCGTTGTGGTTTACAGACCTCACTGCACCAGATACCACCTGGATTTTGCCAGTTTCACTTGGGCTCGTGAATTTGCTGATAGTGGAG ATCTTTGcttcacagaaaatgaaagtttcCAGGTTCCAGAAGTTCGCTACGAATTTTTTCCGAGTGGTGTCAGTAGTAATGATCCCTGTTGCTGCAACAGTCCCCTCT TCCATGGCGCTGTACTGGCTGTGCTCCAGCTTCCTGGGACTATCCCACAACCTCCTGCTGCGTTCTCCCGCCTTCCGCCGGCTGTGCTGCATCCCCAGGACCGCATCCGACTCGCATACGCCTTACAGGGATATCGTGTCTGCCTTGGCTGCCAGATACAGTTTTAAGAAGTGA